Proteins from a genomic interval of Meiothermus sp.:
- a CDS encoding N-6 DNA methylase — MAYTVQGPSGEAAKAFGAYYTDATVADFLVRWAVRAPADTVLDPSFGGGVFLHAALRRLLQLGGNPRNQIFGIEIDPAVHVQTQKVLAEQGGICPSNLICSDFFEVSPGWIPAPTAVVGNPPFIRYQRFSGEGRARALAKAASEGVALSQLSSSWAPFLVHSVALLSKGGRLGMVIPTELLHAAYARPLLEYLAGRFERITLVTFRERLFPHLSQDTLLLLAEGKGGQASQFHLLDLAAPSDLEKLEPGRCQTQPIEAQELASGRTRAIEYLIPHNARALYQELSHSPLTTRLGALADVGIGYVTGNNLFFHLSPGQVAEWGIPPQYLKPAVRRARGLKGLRFSERDWQEALPTGEAGYLLHISSNEDLPDGLRRYLAHGESQGVHQAYKCRVREPWYSVPQVYPPDAFLTYMSGNYPRLVANDARAVAPNSLHVLRLRSTQGRAGNLAGLWQTSLTRLSAEIEGHAMGGGMLKLEPGEAEKVVLAAPGLPPESLLALSQELDSLVRAGRIEAAQNLADEVVLVQGLRLTRAEIGLLRSATKALQERRYLR; from the coding sequence ATGGCTTATACGGTTCAAGGCCCTTCTGGAGAGGCTGCCAAGGCTTTTGGGGCCTACTACACCGACGCAACCGTCGCCGACTTTCTGGTGCGCTGGGCGGTGCGTGCGCCGGCGGATACCGTCCTGGATCCTTCCTTTGGCGGGGGTGTTTTTCTGCACGCAGCGCTCCGGCGGCTCTTGCAACTGGGCGGCAACCCGAGAAATCAGATCTTCGGTATCGAAATTGACCCTGCCGTTCACGTCCAGACCCAGAAAGTTCTGGCCGAACAGGGCGGTATCTGCCCCTCCAACCTGATTTGCAGCGATTTCTTCGAGGTATCGCCGGGCTGGATACCCGCCCCCACCGCCGTGGTGGGCAATCCACCCTTCATCCGCTATCAGCGTTTCTCAGGGGAGGGGCGGGCCCGGGCGTTGGCGAAAGCCGCCTCCGAGGGTGTTGCGTTGAGCCAGCTATCGAGTTCCTGGGCGCCATTTCTGGTACATTCGGTGGCCCTGCTCTCGAAGGGTGGGCGCTTGGGCATGGTCATCCCCACGGAACTCCTGCACGCCGCCTATGCCAGACCGCTGCTCGAATACCTGGCGGGCCGTTTTGAACGGATTACCCTGGTCACTTTTAGAGAACGGCTTTTCCCCCACCTGAGCCAGGACACCCTGCTCTTGCTTGCCGAGGGAAAAGGCGGCCAGGCTTCCCAATTCCATCTGCTCGATTTAGCAGCGCCCTCCGACCTGGAAAAACTCGAGCCCGGTCGCTGTCAAACCCAGCCTATCGAAGCACAGGAGCTGGCCTCAGGCCGCACGAGAGCCATCGAATACTTAATTCCGCACAACGCCAGGGCGCTTTACCAGGAGTTAAGCCATTCCCCCCTGACCACGCGCTTGGGCGCACTGGCAGATGTGGGCATTGGCTACGTCACCGGGAACAACCTGTTTTTTCACCTGAGCCCCGGCCAGGTTGCAGAATGGGGCATTCCACCCCAGTACCTCAAGCCCGCTGTGCGAAGGGCTCGAGGGCTCAAGGGTCTAAGGTTTAGCGAAAGAGACTGGCAGGAAGCCCTGCCAACCGGAGAAGCAGGGTATCTGCTGCATATATCCAGCAATGAAGATCTCCCAGATGGTTTACGGCGCTACCTCGCACACGGCGAAAGCCAGGGCGTACACCAGGCCTACAAATGCCGCGTTCGCGAACCCTGGTACAGCGTCCCCCAGGTCTACCCGCCGGATGCCTTTCTCACCTACATGAGCGGCAACTACCCGCGGCTGGTGGCCAACGACGCCCGCGCCGTAGCCCCCAATAGCCTTCACGTGCTGCGCCTTCGCTCAACCCAAGGGCGTGCGGGTAACCTGGCGGGCCTGTGGCAGACCTCCCTCACCCGCCTGAGCGCCGAGATTGAAGGCCACGCCATGGGGGGCGGGATGCTCAAGCTCGAGCCCGGCGAGGCAGAAAAAGTGGTGCTGGCCGCGCCCGGCCTGCCCCCAGAATCGCTTTTGGCCCTCTCCCAGGAGCTGGACTCGCTGGTGCGCGCGGGCCGTATCGAGGCTGCCCAGAACCTGGCCGATGAGGTGGTTCTTGTCCAAGGACTCCGGCTGACCAGGGCAGAAATTGGGCTTTTGCGCAGTGCGACAAAAGCCCTCCAGGAGCGTCGGTATCTCAGATAA
- a CDS encoding AzlC family ABC transporter permease: MAVDALPSTPRAAFWRGALASLPVAVGIVPFGLVTGIAGIKAGLNAVEVTLMSGLVYAGAAQLVALQLMGAGASIFFVWLATLVVNLRYLMYSSALAKPLEALSGRMKLLAAFLMVDQNFALALNQYDKLGPRLTPWFYLGIGAVLWLGWVACTYLGALLGARLPEAWSLDFAVPLCFLVLLVPAVQSRPSLLAALVGGLVSTALMGLPYRSGLFIGALAGIWAGVWLENRMGVRSE; this comes from the coding sequence ATGGCTGTAGATGCGCTTCCCTCCACCCCTCGAGCGGCTTTCTGGCGGGGCGCGCTGGCCTCGCTGCCGGTTGCAGTGGGCATCGTGCCCTTTGGCCTGGTTACCGGCATTGCCGGCATCAAGGCCGGTCTGAACGCCGTGGAAGTGACCCTGATGTCGGGGCTGGTGTATGCCGGGGCCGCGCAGCTCGTGGCGTTGCAGCTCATGGGGGCGGGGGCGTCCATCTTCTTCGTCTGGCTGGCGACCCTGGTGGTTAATCTGCGCTACCTGATGTACAGCAGCGCCCTGGCCAAGCCGCTGGAGGCCCTGTCCGGGCGCATGAAGCTGCTGGCCGCCTTCCTGATGGTGGATCAGAACTTCGCCCTGGCCCTCAACCAGTACGACAAACTGGGCCCGCGCCTCACCCCCTGGTTCTACCTGGGCATAGGGGCGGTGCTCTGGCTGGGCTGGGTGGCCTGTACCTACCTGGGGGCGCTGCTGGGGGCGCGGCTGCCCGAGGCCTGGTCGCTGGACTTTGCGGTGCCGCTGTGTTTTTTGGTGCTGCTGGTGCCCGCGGTGCAGAGCCGGCCCAGCCTCCTGGCGGCCCTGGTGGGGGGGCTGGTGTCTACCGCCCTGATGGGCCTGCCCTACCGCTCGGGCCTGTTTATTGGGGCCCTGGCCGGCATCTGGGCGGGGGTCTGGCTGGAAAACCGGATGGGGGTGCGCAGTGAGTGA
- a CDS encoding GntR family transcriptional regulator, with product MPIPETTLTLERPILRESVYAQLRDWIVQGVLEPGEQLRDQELALRLGVSRTPVREALRRLEDEGLVETAKNRWTRVRPVDLKEAEQIYPIRAVLDGLALRLAFPWLDKASLSTMRKANRALQSALKNADIPAAVEADAAFHDEYVRHCDNPELIEIIRGLRVKHHRLELAYFGSPKLGLVSVEEHQGIMEAIKSADVEAAQQRLYRHFHNALARLKG from the coding sequence ATGCCCATCCCCGAAACCACCCTGACCCTCGAGCGCCCCATCCTGCGCGAGTCGGTGTATGCCCAACTGCGTGACTGGATTGTGCAGGGGGTGCTCGAGCCGGGTGAACAACTGCGTGACCAGGAGCTGGCCCTGCGCCTGGGCGTGAGCCGCACCCCGGTGCGCGAGGCCCTGCGCCGCCTGGAGGATGAAGGGCTGGTCGAGACCGCCAAAAACCGCTGGACACGGGTCAGGCCGGTAGACCTGAAAGAAGCCGAGCAAATTTATCCCATCCGGGCGGTGCTGGACGGGCTGGCCCTGCGGCTGGCTTTTCCGTGGCTGGATAAAGCCAGCTTGAGTACCATGCGCAAAGCCAACCGGGCGCTCCAGTCTGCACTCAAAAATGCCGACATTCCTGCAGCGGTAGAAGCCGATGCGGCTTTTCACGATGAATATGTGCGCCACTGCGACAATCCCGAACTGATAGAGATCATCCGCGGCCTGCGGGTGAAGCACCACCGCCTCGAGCTGGCCTACTTCGGCAGTCCCAAGCTGGGGCTGGTCTCGGTGGAGGAGCACCAGGGCATTATGGAAGCCATAAAAAGCGCTGATGTGGAAGCCGCGCAACAACGCCTGTACCGCCACTTTCACAACGCCCTGGCCCGGTTGAAAGGATAG
- a CDS encoding pyridoxal-phosphate dependent enzyme: MAETKSAQPASYLRLRPLLNPLGQVVRWPTKPAEKTAVIEYLAAKFQSGQSYNETQINLLLKAWHTFEDWALLRRELVDRGFLAREANGSSYMRTALGVSDIPHRLKLENIQQAAQVIDPVFLNTPQFPAESLSAMLGLELVVKVETLNPIRSFKGRGADYFISKVVERGDTRQLVCASAGNFGQAMAYACRKHGLPLVVYASVNANPLKVERMRALGAEVRLVGEDFDAAKLEAKRYCQETGAWMVEDGKEPEISEGAGSIAVELLQYQGPLEAVVVPLGNGALLGGVARWVKALAPEVRVVGVGAAGAPAMAESWRSGTLVQHPRIHTIADGIGVRVPIPEALQDMEGLVDEVLLVTDAALLEAMRRAHTHLGLVLEPSGAAGLAAIQENPALFAGKRVAAVLCGSNLTEEQMKAWL, encoded by the coding sequence ATGGCAGAAACCAAGTCGGCCCAACCGGCATCGTATCTTCGATTGCGACCCCTGCTCAACCCCCTAGGCCAGGTGGTGCGCTGGCCTACAAAGCCCGCCGAGAAAACGGCGGTGATCGAATATCTGGCGGCGAAATTCCAGTCGGGTCAAAGTTATAACGAGACGCAAATCAATCTCCTCCTGAAAGCCTGGCACACTTTCGAGGACTGGGCCTTGTTGCGCCGCGAGCTGGTGGATCGGGGTTTCCTAGCCCGTGAAGCCAATGGCTCGAGCTATATGCGAACCGCGCTTGGGGTCTCGGACATTCCCCATCGGCTGAAGCTCGAAAACATCCAGCAGGCGGCCCAGGTCATTGATCCGGTTTTTCTAAACACGCCCCAGTTCCCCGCCGAAAGTTTGAGCGCGATGCTGGGCCTGGAGCTGGTGGTCAAGGTCGAGACCCTGAACCCCATCCGCAGCTTCAAGGGGCGGGGGGCCGATTACTTCATCTCCAAGGTCGTGGAGCGCGGCGACACCCGGCAACTGGTCTGTGCCAGCGCCGGCAACTTCGGGCAGGCCATGGCCTATGCCTGCCGCAAGCACGGGCTACCGCTGGTGGTTTATGCCTCGGTCAACGCCAACCCGCTCAAGGTCGAACGCATGCGGGCCCTGGGGGCCGAGGTGCGCCTGGTGGGCGAAGACTTCGACGCGGCCAAGCTCGAGGCCAAGCGCTATTGCCAGGAGACCGGGGCCTGGATGGTGGAGGACGGCAAGGAGCCCGAAATCTCCGAGGGCGCGGGCAGCATTGCGGTGGAGCTTCTGCAGTACCAAGGGCCGCTCGAGGCGGTGGTGGTGCCCCTGGGCAACGGGGCCTTGCTGGGCGGGGTGGCCCGCTGGGTCAAGGCCCTGGCCCCGGAGGTACGGGTGGTGGGGGTGGGCGCTGCCGGCGCTCCGGCCATGGCAGAGTCCTGGCGCTCGGGCACTCTTGTGCAGCACCCGCGCATCCACACCATCGCCGACGGCATTGGGGTGCGGGTGCCCATTCCCGAGGCCCTGCAGGATATGGAGGGGCTGGTGGACGAGGTACTGCTGGTGACCGATGCGGCCCTGCTCGAGGCCATGCGGCGGGCCCATACCCACCTGGGCCTGGTGCTCGAGCCCTCCGGCGCAGCGGGGCTGGCGGCCATACAGGAGAACCCCGCCCTATTTGCCGGTAAGCGGGTAGCGGCCGTTTTGTGCGGCTCCAACCTGACCGAGGAGCAGATGAAAGCATGGCTGTAG